The window CATATGGGCAGCTAAGATTTTGGACTCCACATGTCAGAGTTTGTCAGAAAGGAGGCCAGCCAAGACATCCACAGCTCACGCTGGGGGTATCGGGACCACAGATCCCAAAATCTGCGCCGCAGTCGTGGTGGTTGAAGCCGCCAGCCGCCATGTTTTGTACAGCAAAGGTGAGAACATCATGCTCATTCATGGCAATCACGTTCTTTGCTGTGGTGGTGTTGTTGAACCAGAGCAGGTGGATGTTGTAAGGAGGTGTGAGCGCTGCAGTGATCACGTGTGGTGTCTGCTCTGCACACGTCTTGCGTTTGATGCCTCAGGCGAAGTGCTGTCATATGAGACAGATGTTAACTGTTCAGCTGCCGCCTTCTTACCGCTCACTCAGCTGTGAACACAGCTGATATTACACCTTGACCTAACTCTTCTGCTTACCTTCTTAACCATTTACATGTGCATGCAACTcattcaaaaacacactttgcttccacagacagagaggctaCGACTCATTGGCTGCCTGTTTTCccttctgctctctctccctctctctctctctctctctcctcccccctcctctggcTTTCCCTAATCGTAATTAGTCTTCTACAGATCATCGTTCAGCCATTTCCATCAAACCAGCCCCCACCAATGCCACTgctgctccctcctccctcactATCTGGTCCTCTTGGGAGGGAGGTGTGGCAAGGTTCATGTAAATaaatccccctcctcctcctgttttttcttcactttgtaCTCTGTTGGTCTTTGTTCTTCTTTCATTCCAGAATTGGCTTagtggtctctctctctctctctctctctctctctctctctctctctctctctctctctctctcttgctgcgTGGACATCGTTAGGTGAGGAGGGGGTTGAAGGTAAGGTGGTGATAGGGGCAGGAGCCTCCTCCTCGCTGCCTCCCACCTCAAAACtcctgtgacagcagcagcttaaGCAGGGGCTAGGCTTCGTCACGCTCCCACAGCCGCCACCAATTACccctacaccccccccccccaccccttcctcctcttcctcctcttcctcacccctAAGGCTATCTTCCCAtcgcttcacacacacacatatcccctcccctcctcctgcaACGCGACTCCTCTCCACTCACTCCATAGCTTGTGAGACTGAAGGCAGCTTTGGTgcgtggggagagagagagagagagagagagtgtgtgttagagagagagaggagagtgtgAGGCTTTCCCAGAAtagagaagcaggaggaggtgagagggaTGATGATGGAAGCCAGCTTTGACACTGAGGAGAGTTTTGACGACCCCTCCTGTCTCGCCCCGCAGCCCCCTGGCTCTGTTTCGCCAGCCAAGAGGCAGATCAAGGAGGTCAAGGAGACCAAAATCACTGTGAGTATCCAAGAACTcaatcctcctcttcatcttctcctgtctctcttcatcctcctctgagTGTCTCATCGTGCGCCATAAATAAGTTCACATCCCCTGGTTTTTTCTACCATCTGTTGACATCGTCTTTAAGCTTGCTGCTCAAATCATAATGCATTGTGGGTCCTCGTGGAGTAGCGTGGGGGGGTTCCCTGCATTTTGGATGCCACGTTAGTCTGAATGAAGAAGATGTCTAGGAGTCCTGCACTCATTTCTGTGTCCCTGACTTTAGCAGTGTCAATCTATAATATGGATTTAATGCCTGTTAAACCTAAATTTATGCTCAAATGGTTTTCAAATGATTGAAGCAACTGGAACGTGAGGAGCTGATCGAGGTGCCTGCAGACTGCTGTTGGTATTTTTAGAATCGTCTGTCAGATAAAGTGTCAGTGATCTCTGAGGGTTTCTGTCATCCAGTTGTTGCTCAGTATGGTACTGCGTCCCCTCTCGTTCTCCCTCAAAGGGCTTCTCATAAAATCAGCTGGGCAGTGCAGGTCGCACATCATTTGAGACTTGAAGCAGAATTTAGGCAGTAAACTCCTCAGTTTCCTTCTCAgtagcaggaggaggaggaacagagtgCATTCATATTTTTGGGGAAGTATACAGGAGCTTTGTCTCAAGATGCCCAGACAGAAGCTGTTGCTTATGTAATCTCCCAGTTAATAATGATGGcagtgggggtggaggtggcGGTGAGGGTGAGGCGACCGTGCGGTGGTGATGGGTAAGGCAGACAGAGGTGCTTTTGTGTCTCACAGGGGTCGATTTTGCGCTCGGTGGGCTCACTGACCTGCTGCAACCATGGGAGCCATCAGTCTGGCTATTGTGAAAAACCTCAGCAGACCTGCAAGAGATGCAGCAAGTccagtttccatggtgacaaaGGCAATAGCACTGATTAATGGGTGTTGAAATGGAAAACACTGCCATAGGAGAAGAGGGGGAGCCATTCAGATATTTACTGAAGACATACTGTTTGAAAGGATCTCTTCCTTTTTCTGTGCAGGgccctttttttttcaaaagcttCCCCCTGTTCATTTGTTGTTGACTGTGTGTTCAGGCTTCACTTGTATCGAATCCTCCTGTAGAGCTGAGGTATGTTTATTTCTTGGAAACTGGATTGCGGAGAGGACTTGATCTCTGCAGGAACATAAACAACAatcataaacataaaatatctctgctgcagctggaaaaaCATACAGGTGATAACGTCTGAATCAGTGAccctcagaggtgtgtgtgtgtgtttttttttcaccatggTGCACCTCACATTACACAACCCCTCCACAGTTGTCATGGAGACGCACACATCCATGACTGTTGGCAAAATGGACCCTCACAGGATGCCGAGGCTTCACACATCACACTGGGGAAGCAGCCGCTGTGCAACCTTGTTTTCACCTTCACCGCTTGTGACCAaactcatgtgtttttttttgtttgtttttttttaattaagcacTCATTCACGTGTGGTTTGACTTGTTGCTATGCTGTGTGTGCTCAGCGGAGTGTCTCCTGGCTTCGTTGGCGGGACTCGGATGGGAGGTTTTGATTGGTCAAGATACAGAGGAAGTCAGAGATTGTTTTGTTAGAGAAGGTGTATATGtgcagaggggagaaaaaaaagagagggggtggtgggggggggggtattttaCAGCAAAAGTAATTTGTCGCTTAGCAACAGTGGCAGAGCATTCTAGAGTCTTATATGCTGAAATATGCTGCAAAGAAAtggaagtgagagagagtggaagCGATGTTTCAGTTGTTTGTTCGACTGCCAAACCATTATGTTTTCATCTCTCATGGGCCATTTGTCCATGACTGTATCATGATTTTTTCCCCTTACCTcagcaaaagaaacaaaaagagggaaataaatatataaacacaaaaatatgtaaTGAAATAAGCATTGCCTGTAGCCTGGATACAAAACCCCCCATGAGAGTGACTGTTTATGAATGCTGACTGAGGACAAAATGTCCCAATTCACTCAACAAATCTGCACTGTTATGTGTTGCTTGAAGCTTTTTTTTGGTGCTAAATCCAAACATTAAAGCCCTCTGCAGCATCCAGAGTCTGATGTCTGGACTTCAAATGTAGCCCAAAATGGCCCTCAGATCGCTCAGAAGGATTTATTACATGCTGTGTCATAAAGGTAATctatattaatattttattcCCTGCCCTGGAGTACCTCACTAAGCAGCCATAAAGGAGAAGTAAGTTAGCCAGACAGGCTTCCTTTAGATGAATGGTCTCATTTTGTACGGGATGTGAGAGGGAGACAAACAACAGTCATGATAAATGTGGAGCCAGTGTAATGGAAAATCTGGTGCCCATGACAATCAGTATGATCTCTGAGGCAGAAAATGAACAAAGTGACTGGTCGACACACAGAGTAAATCACACTCTCAGCTCTTTTACATTACAACGTGCTACTGTGAGTTAATGTGCATCTTCTCACAttctttcatgttttatttgtctgctgTTGTATCAGTGAGCTTCACTGGCAGCTAGCCATTACACTTCCTCAGGATTTCAGTGATTATAtaagagagaaacaaagcatTACTCATCTGTTAAGTTGTTTATTGGAAGCTGTTCAGATGAAGTGTCACGGTGGCAgaacagagaataaagaggtcAGAGTCAGGTGGTCGCTGGAACTTTTCATGCTCGCTGTTGCAGAGAAGCACATCAGGGGAGAGAATCCCCCTGACAGAGATGCTGTGCAAAGAAATGGAAATGCAGAATACCTACATTCCACTGTTTTTGGGCCAAAAACTACTGTATATGTCTAATGAATGTTCTCTCCTGGTTGTGCAGAGTTCTTGTGACTTTTAGCTCACGGTGTAGTTGTCCAGCTGTAATGTTACTGCTCTGGTTCACTTTCATCACTACCAATACCAGCCTAACAGCAAGGAGACATACATGAAGCTCTATAGTTGTAACTGAGAGCTAAAAGACTACAAATATTGAGGCACTGTTCACAATATGAGATGTTTGCCACACAAATATTGTGGCTGTGTTAATAtccataataacaataatgttgTGGAATGTATCTTTGTTTATTGTCACTGAACTGAATCCCACTTTGCTATCACCTTGGTCAAATAGGAAAATTTATGTATCTATACTGCTGGATCAGAGCTTTTATATTTGGTGCTTATTCATTTTTAGAACTTTGTGCCTCTACACTAAACCTGCACCGTACCTCTGTTTAAAGGCCTTTAACCTTACCAATATGGTACCTTAACCCTGACACGTTACTCAGCAGCTAAGATagtaaacaacaacatgaatgcACATAACTGATAATCGCACCATTATTTGAAATTTGGAAGTAAGACAGAAATCTGCAGCCAGCTGGTAGATGTTGCCTGTTTGAATTCAGTCTTTTTTGACAGTGCAGTACAGTGGTGGACTCATGCTGtaaacactgtgagtcagtgtgtgttgtgtgtgtgtgtttgtggttaaaGCACCCTGTCTAGATGCCCGTGCAGTTTGCAGCAGCAGTTGACATGGCACAGAGGGTATCTTGCAGTGCCAGGAGGGAGGGCTTGCAGATGGTGAACATTACATAATTGCAGCCCTGAGAGTAAATGAAGACGCTGTGGACCGTGGAGTCTGTATTCAGGCTGGGCGCTGGGTGTGTTTATCTGCAACACCGCGTATTCTCAAGTGAATAAAGTTCATTTGTCCAGTTAGAGGAATACACAAGAAACTGTTTCTCCTTGGTTTTTCTCTGAGTGTtgcctctgtgttttctgtcccaACCCCCACCCCAGGCCTCACGGGTCACCTTTCTGGATCACCACATTTATGTGTTTACTCATGTATCTTTCCGTCTCATCTGCATGATCCAAATGATGCTCAGACCTTTTGAAAGTGTTAGCAGCTCTGTTTCACATTGCTTACTACTCCCTTTGTTTGGCTCCAGATCAACTGTGTGACTTTCCCTCTGCCTGGAGAAGGTCCggagcagcagctccttaaaCCCAACGAATGGAGCTACTGCGATTACTTCTGGGTGAGTCCCTCTAAGACCCATAAATAACatccatcatcacctttggttTGGCCTTTAGAGTGAGTCTTTGCTGACAAAGTGAAATGCTTATATTGAACTAGGTGCAAAGACGCCAATTATCCGATACCAGCGCTCTCCTCCTCATTTAACTAAAGATGTTATTGGTTTTCATGTTTGAGTTTTGAACAGCATCTCTGCAAACACAATGATCCCAACATCTCCCAGGTGGCTCCTGTAATTTTCAGTTTCCATACATTTCCATCCTAAATTAAATTTTAATCTGATCCTCTGGTCCCCAGCCTGTcatgtcatgttgctgtgttttgtttttgtttgtgtgctaaCCTGCTGTTCGGTCCTGCTGTGTGACACAAATCTGGCACCTTTGCATCACGTTTGCTGTCACAAACATAACAGATCGCCACACATCACCCAAacctctttcacacacatgcactcatcGGTGATTGACGCGCACACAATCACAACACCAACGCATGCCCTTCTTGACATTCAAGCGTGACTCACGTATTCATGCGCGCAGTATCTGACTCACCACACATAGCTCATTCTCACAAACAGCCCAGAgatttacgggatgttctgtcAGTGCACCTGTGTGACTGAATGATGCGCTCCTCTTTCTCAGACCGACAAGAAAGACCCCCAGGGGACCACCTCTGTGGCGGGCTTCGAAGTTCTTCTGCAGAAGCAGCTGAAGGGCAAACAGATGCAGAAAGAGATGGCTGAGTTTATCCATGAGAGGTAAtgactggactggactggagaAATGCAGTTTGTTGTGAGcagatttaattaattaagCAGCGAAAGTGTCAGACACTGAGCTGCTCTAGAGGCAGAAATAGTCACACTGCAGAAGCTGGAAAatcaaattttttttaaagtagaaATTAGTCACATCAAGATGCAAGATGATGAAAGAGAGGGAATCAGTGACCTCCTCAGGAAAACACTAAGAATAttagtttctcttcctgtcaacAGATTCTTAAAAACACTCCTGACATATGTTGTTCTTCTGTGCCACAGAGCTCCTTTGTTGCTAAAAACAGATCAATGGGCGTTGCACTGGGTGACATGTTTCTTAATTACCAAAGACACTGGCCCAAATACActgcctgctgtgctgctggagGAAATACTCCATCAAATGTAGATTAATCCACCGAGGAAAATAGTTCCCCCAACAACTCCACAGTAACACTTTCACAGAGCTAGAGCAGGCAGCTGGTGCGGCTAAACTATAAAAATCCAACTATTATGTGGCACAGACCTCTCTTAAAGACCACATGAAGATTTTGCATGTATACAACGTAACATGTAATCGATTGATAGATTGCATACGGAGGTAATCTTGGatttaaaatgtgcagtttttttattgtagagagaaaaatcaattGTGGCATTTTATCCGGGAGTTGTTATCTCCCTGTAGTTCTTATCAGCACCAGTTTTTCTGTGCTCTTTTGTTAGCACTGTGACTATTTTCTGAGGAAATTTGTATTTGTAGAAAGTTAAAGATCACTAAAATTCTACCATAATACCACAAAGTGTGATATTACAGTACCTATTTTTATATTGATCTGTATACATCAATACAGatcaaaatcattttaaaaaaaaaggtgtaagGTGAGTATCTTTAAACTATTTCTCAGCATTTCACAGTGGATGATGGGAACAGTTACTGATGTGTGGCGGtaagggcgtgtgtgtgtgtgtgtgtgtaaggagacCAGCAGGAAAGAGTGTGTCAAAGCAACAATGAAACATGCTGCTGGGAATATGGTGGTTGTTTTTGGACACCTGCAGGGACTCAACACTGTCTTGACAGAGGAGAAGCAGCACTCCACACTATAGAGATGTGCTACACACTCTGGTTAGTGGAGAAGTTTTCCTACTGCAGCAGGATAATGAGCCCGAACACACCTCGACACTCTGAAGACCAAGGAGTGcgtgtctctttgtttttctctgcttcAGATATGGCCGCAGCAGTGTTTGGTAATAACATTGTAGGTTAAAAGAGCCCCAACTTTGCATTATATGCTTCCACCCTGTAATCAATGAGCTATAGATTCAAACAAAGCAGCTCCCACTGAATCAGCACCAGGATTCCAGAAGCCCTTTGAATAACTTTTACATCCGATCTCACACCTCTCTATATAATTAGCTCCACCTTGTTCAACAAAGCCTCTATACTCGTCCGGAGTCGTGGGAACTTAATGAAGATTCCCTGAATGTGCTCAACAAGGCCCCGGTTCCCAAATGCTTCTAGAGAATTTTTTTATTCAACCCTGACCTTTTCTGCTGTTTCCGAGTAACTCTGCGCCTGCGAGAATCTGAGCATTAAGTCAATGAATGTGCTGTCTGACCTTCTTTAGGTGACAGATTTACTCAGGTGTGGATGGTAAATGTTCAGATGCGTCCCTCAGGGAGAGTCTGAGGAGCACATCTCATTTCTAACCCAAGGGATCAGTTGCTCTGAAAATGTGCTCTGTAGAatatagcagtgtgtgtgtgtgtgtgtatgtgtgtgtgcagtttggaTTTCCAAAGTTTTGTATCAAAAAAGCATCAGTGTCCTCCTCTGAGCAAGGCATGTGACAGTTTCACTGTTTGGTGTTTCAGGATAAAGATTGAGGAAGAGTATGCCAAGAACCTCTCCAAGCTCTCTCTGAGCCCCCTGGCAGCACAGGAGGAAGGGTGAGTGCAATAAACAGACGCTGTTAAGATGAATTTAGTGAGTGCACCTCCAAAGCTGCCTCTGCAGACATTGGACAGTTTCAGTAATAATCGCCACAACTAAAAATagacttgttttgtgtttgatgcTTCTTTCAAAGAATGTCCCTGCTATTATATTTGTCTGTCAGATGTAAAACAAAGCTTTTAAAACTTCTAGAGCTGGAAACCTGAATTTATAACTATAAGTCATGCTTTAGTGTGAGGCGTTGTACAGCAATGATGCTAGCAGCAAAAAACCTTCACACTCTTGGCATTCTTGTCCCTTCTATATGCTCACTGCCATACTGATATAATGTTTGATGAGTGCCCGGGAGACACAGTAGTTATCTGTTGATTTATCTGTTTGCAGAACCCTCAGAGAAGCCTGGACTCAGCTGAAGAAGAGTCTCCACGACGAAGCTGAAGTTCACCTCAAGTTCTCCAACAAGGTGATGCACTGCTATACTTGATCCAGCCACATTCTGAGGTGACAGGCCTTGTTTACCTCAACTCTGTCAGCACTGACCGAGGAAAATGACCCATCCCAGAGTCCCGATTACCAGCGATGCATAAACTGCACACTGGCTCTCAGACACAGCCTTAAATAAAGCAGAGAGAGCCTGGGAGCTTTTCATAGCCCTCTGTTGTCTAATTAATTAGCTACGTGTTCTGACGAGACACCCACCCAGGACCATGCAGGCTCTCCCCCTACACCACCATGCCTCTGTAATGTATGGTCAGGCAGCAACATGAGAAGCCTTATCAAGCCcgcagaagcagcagcttctcacaAGATTAGCATTCAGCGTGGAGGGCCAACACTGCTGACAGGCACAGTGTAGTTTATTGAAGTGTCATAAAAAAAGCCAGTTTTCTTATTATGGGGGCAAGTGTTTGGTGAGAGAAAATATAATTGTCTCCATTTGTGGTGATGGATCTGACTTTACAGAACAGGAAACAGGCTTTATTACCAATGAGACACATTTGGCTGCACGTCTCAGGTCTGACTGTAATAAACCTCGGAGTCAAATGCACTGTGTCAACAGAGGTATTGATTTTGTAGAGGCGCTGCACAAATAAGCAAATCACAGTAATGAAACTGTTGTAAACAATGCATCATGGATGTATCATTTAAACCTCAACTTGACAACGAACTATATGAAGACAATCTCTTGctatttacaaaaaaagacaagattTCAGAAAAGTGTTTCCGATATTATGTCCTccacattaacataaacatattATGTTccatacattttgttttcacagcTACACTCAGAGGTGGAGAAGCCATTGCTGACATTCAGAGGCGACAACTTCAAAAAGGACCTGAAGAAGTACGACCATCACATCGCCGACCTCAGGAAGCAGCTGGCGAGCCGCTACGCCAGCGTGGAGAAGGTAGCGTGGAGAAAACAGcggaacataaacacacacacacacacacacactgtgtgtttacatcagatGATGACATAATGATAACAGCCCTTCTTACTCCTACACTCAGTCCATCATGGCACAGAGTTTTGTTGCTGCTTCCCACCTGCTAAATCAGTTCATGAATGGATctgtcttcacatttcattttgttttgtgtgtgtgtgtgtgtgtgtcatgtggtGGTGGGCGGTAGCAATATGTAAATactgtgtttctgctgccaaAAAGAGAGCAGGCCAAAAGTGAGGCAATCTATCAACAAGTTCATATTTTGATGATAGCTTGCTGTCTGGATTAaattttcattttataaatttAAAGGCATATTTTACAGGAATTCCTCTGGACTTATAAACATCTCATGCTCTGCTAAAGACTGATGCTAAACTTTAATGTAATTGAAAGACTAATTAAAATCTATGGCGAATTTTTGGGGTATGAGTTCACCCAAATCCAATAATGAGAATAGCTGCTACTGTTAGCATAAACTCTACCACAGAAACAAGGGTGGTTATGAACTgattgtctcacacacacacacacacacacacacacacacagactgtcttTTCCATCATCCCTTTTCTTAATCCACCTCAGGATGTTCATAAAGCTGTAATAACTAGCTGATTAACACCCTAAGTTACAGGCTGTTTttcacacacaggtcaaacaacaaacaggaagtttgtttgttgttgcctGTCACATGTCACACTTACTTTACcgtatgttttctttttaaacactgTCACACAATGACCTTGAAGGGTGCCTCTGTACAGAAAAAGAGACTCAATGTTATGGATTAAGAACAGATTAAAGGATGAGACCAGGATCAGAGAACGGATGTCAGTAGCCAACATGAAGAAAGGCTGTAATGACTCTGGTAATAGATGTAGGTACGGTATATCTGAGGATTTATTGtttctgtaatgtgtgtgtttgtgtgtgtcacaggccCGTAAAGCCctggcagacaggcagaaggaTCTGGAGGTGAAGACCCAGCAGCTGGAGATCAAACTCAGCAacaagacagaggaggacataAAGAAGGCCCGACGGAAATCCACACAAGCAGGTCAGAAGTCAAAGTGTTAGTCACTTGGACGTCTCCTAATAAACAAGCAGAACTTCAACAAAGCGTGTAATCTCACCCATGAACTGAAAATGAGGGTTTAAAAAGCACATCcttgttattttttatatacactcttaaaaatggaaaaatgaaaTCCTACCAGAGACAGATTGTGTTTGACGTTTTAATAAGAAGGGTGTAATCAGTCTGCTCTGGAGAAAAAagtcctctctgctcctctcagcAGATTAGTCACAGTCCACAGCACTAATCAATGGTGCTCATGCATTACAGTGAAATAATGTCAGCCTTGTGTAGCTCCTACCACGAGGTTGGTTCAGATGTCATCACACTTCCTACGAATGCATGTTTGggtttcagtgtctgtgtttaagGATAGAGGTGGATAGCAGGCagtaaaaaggaggaagagattaCATCTCACATACACAGCATGTATGTATGATATAGGCTAAATCCTGATGCATTACCCATTTCCTTCCTTAAATATTCTGCAATGGAAAACTCAACAATTCTGCAGACGAATACAAACACAATGTAGAATTGATGCATTCAATAACAAATTTAAGTTTCATTACAAATGTGATCAATTCAAATGTTAATCTGTGCTCTCACGTTTTAAAATATGGTTTTTGCTTAACTCTATATCAGTATATTAGCATTAGGTGCATTCTTAAACACTGCTGTATAGTAAAAATGCTCACAAGCTCTTGTACTCATGGATGAGTGACTTCTGAGCGCCCTCTGCTGATCCTCACGGTATTGCAGCATTTATCATGCATCATACAAATAAATGAGCAGAGCTGGATTTGGAAAATCTGTAAAAATTAAGATGTGTCAGTTTCCTCCCTCTAAATTCAGACCTCTGCTCAACCTTTTACCTTTTATCGTCTGTCTTGTCCAGGAGACGACCTGATGCGATGTGTGGACCTCTACAACCAAACTCAGTCCAAGTGGTTTGAAGAGATGGTCACCACCAGCATGGTAAAGCCTTTGTACTTTTAATAAACTGGGTGTAGTCCGGCTGACATCTCTAGTTTTTATCTTAATTACTTGTATATCATTCCCTCTGGACTTTGAAATGAATTGCTGCTGCAGAGCGTGATGCATCCCCTCCGTTATTAACTTCTCTATCTTCTCTGTATCTGTGACATGTGCTGATGTTTGCCTTCCTGCCActgcaggagctggagaaaCTGGAGGTGGAGCGGATCGAGTGGATCCAGCAGCACTTACGCCAGTACACAACTCTGCGGCATGAAACGGACATGTTCAATCAGAGCGTGAGTGACATACACATTTTAAGCTtctatgtttatttaaaatattttgttatatatggtttatttgtgtttttcctgtaTCACTCTGTCACATTGTAAATGATTGTCAGCATTTGTAATCCTACACACAGCCAATGACATGATCACAGGAACCTGATCAAACCATCATCTCGTTTATCACTGATTGTATCTGCTTTGACGTGACTTGCGTGCCACTTGAGCTGGGATGGTGAGTGTAAACACTGTGACAGGCCGAGCCCCCGGTGTCCTTCTGTCAGCTGGCGCTCCGGCTGTGACCGCTCTGTGCCTCAGAGGAAGCCACCCCTGATGCTCTGCTTATTTGGGAGGAGGTATAGAGTTATCTCTTCAAATCTAAGGAGACATTTTTCTGTCAGCATCAAGTGTGCCTCTCTGTGTGCCGGCTAACAAAATGAATTCCACGCACTACAGATGAACCCTGTATGATGATCTGTTCAGTAGAATCCAGGTCATTCGTCGTTTACTTTTAATGATCAAAGTGACTCACTTTTGTGCTTAAGTCAGCACAGAGCAATGATTGCTCTATAGTATAGCCTTTGGTAAAGTCATGCTTAGCTTAGCAATCTTAAAAGCAAgcttaaaaatgatttaaacatAAGCAGTCCATCAAAGAcatgctacacacacaaacagtgggAAGGTGGAGAGGTTAGAAGACTGCAATCACCCACATCTGCACAACACCCCTGAACAGCGACAAATACCctttgagagagagagcaggatgTGTGAACACTGTCAGCATTAAGGAACATCTTAAGTCTTGATCTAGggtgccctctagtggaagTGCAAGTATGTTTATGATGCAAACATGTGGCCAATATACCTTTACTGTATCATTAATCAGTCGCATCCACAGTCGCATTATATTACCCTGCACTTCTCTCCCACAGCCATTACTGCAGTCTTTAGTTAGTATACATCATTAAACCTCCATCCCACATTGTGGAAAACgcattacagcagcaacagagaagCCATCCTGCCGACCGTTCACGGTATCTGATCTGCTGAGTAATAACATCAAATTAATGATGAACATCAATGTCTTTGCAGACGGTGGAGGCGGTcgaccagctgctgcagaacgTGGATCCGGGCAAAGACAGGGAGCTGTGGGTGAAAGAGAACAACACTGGCGAGGTTCGGCCCGTGGATATGGACATTTAGGGAATCTGCCGTCCGGTCTtcagtattaaaaaaacaaacaaacaccacgTCCACAAAGTCCCAGACAACAGTGAATCTGGGACGGTGCATGTTCAGACTCCTGGGGTCTGCTcatcttctgtctctctctctctctctctctgcctggaaTAACAACAGAGGAAAGGTTCATTCACTTATGCAGTCTGAGTCCAGGAAACAGCTCCAAGTACCAGCATGTTCCTTCTAAATTCTAACCCCATCATAATCAACATTAGCTTAATGAATGCCATTGAACATATTCTGCTGTTTA of the Parambassis ranga chromosome 8, fParRan2.1, whole genome shotgun sequence genome contains:
- the gas7a gene encoding growth arrest-specific protein 7a isoform X2 — encoded protein: MMMEASFDTEESFDDPSCLAPQPPGSVSPAKRQIKEVKETKITINCVTFPLPGEGPEQQLLKPNEWSYCDYFWTDKKDPQGTTSVAGFEVLLQKQLKGKQMQKEMAEFIHERIKIEEEYAKNLSKLSLSPLAAQEEGTLREAWTQLKKSLHDEAEVHLKFSNKLHSEVEKPLLTFRGDNFKKDLKKYDHHIADLRKQLASRYASVEKARKALADRQKDLEVKTQQLEIKLSNKTEEDIKKARRKSTQAGDDLMRCVDLYNQTQSKWFEEMVTTSMELEKLEVERIEWIQQHLRQYTTLRHETDMFNQSTVEAVDQLLQNVDPGKDRELWVKENNTGEVRPVDMDI
- the gas7a gene encoding growth arrest-specific protein 7a isoform X1, with the protein product MKPVALSSAAPREETDRRPLPPGWRSYTSPEGQRYYVNSSSKETTWRRPSSSAEAPQRPLAPQNSSPYANGSHSQPTETANVNLRKATLYKQPPGSVSPAKRQIKEVKETKITINCVTFPLPGEGPEQQLLKPNEWSYCDYFWTDKKDPQGTTSVAGFEVLLQKQLKGKQMQKEMAEFIHERIKIEEEYAKNLSKLSLSPLAAQEEGTLREAWTQLKKSLHDEAEVHLKFSNKLHSEVEKPLLTFRGDNFKKDLKKYDHHIADLRKQLASRYASVEKARKALADRQKDLEVKTQQLEIKLSNKTEEDIKKARRKSTQAGDDLMRCVDLYNQTQSKWFEEMVTTSMELEKLEVERIEWIQQHLRQYTTLRHETDMFNQSTVEAVDQLLQNVDPGKDRELWVKENNTGEVRPVDMDI